Below is a window of Nocardia asteroides DNA.
ATCCCGGTGTATCCGCAGGCGGGTCGCGGCGGCGGATGGTCCCTGGTCGGCGGTGCCCGCACCGATCTGTCCGGTCTCACCGCGGGCGAGACCAGGGCGTTGTTCCTGCTCGCGGGACCCGCCGCGCAGGCCGCGCCGGAGGTGAAGTCCGCGCTGCGCAAACTCGTTCGCGCGTTGCCACAGACCTTCCGGGCGGACGCGGCCGCGGCGGCCGACGCGGTGGTGGTCGACCCGGCCCGCTGGGGCAGGCCGGATCCGGCGCAACCCGCCGCGCTGCCGCCGCTCCAGCGCGCGGTGGTCGACCGGCGCCAGGCCCGCATCGAATATCTGCGCTCGGGCGCGCGCACCGTCCGCGTGGTGCATCCGTGGGGACTGGTCGAGAAGGAGACGATCTGGTATCTCGTCGCCGGCACCGAGCGCGGGCAGCGCACCTTCCGTCTCGACCGGATCGGCGAGGTCGAGATACTCGACGAAGCCGCCCAGCGTCCCGCCGATTTCGACTTGCAGGCCGCGTGGGCGGCGATCGTCACCACGATGGAGGGCCGCCGGGCCGCGGTGGCCGCGTCCGTGCTGGTCTCGTCCGCACTCGCGCCGATTCTCGCCGATCAGCAGGGGCGCAACTGCACTCTGCTCGGCCCGGCCCCCGATGGCCGCGTCCGCGCGAGCATCACGGCCGACACCGCGAAGATGGTAGCC
It encodes the following:
- a CDS encoding helix-turn-helix transcriptional regulator — encoded protein: MRADRLVATLLLMQARGRVTAAEVAAELEVSVATARRDLEALSAAGIPVYPQAGRGGGWSLVGGARTDLSGLTAGETRALFLLAGPAAQAAPEVKSALRKLVRALPQTFRADAAAAADAVVVDPARWGRPDPAQPAALPPLQRAVVDRRQARIEYLRSGARTVRVVHPWGLVEKETIWYLVAGTERGQRTFRLDRIGEVEILDEAAQRPADFDLQAAWAAIVTTMEGRRAAVAASVLVSSALAPILADQQGRNCTLLGPAPDGRVRASITADTAKMVARQLAGWGADVEVVGPPEVRAELVALGTELVRGNS